One stretch of Prunus persica cultivar Lovell chromosome G1, Prunus_persica_NCBIv2, whole genome shotgun sequence DNA includes these proteins:
- the LOC109946684 gene encoding putative receptor-like protein kinase At3g47110, protein MEPHGNLSGLTGIDLVNNSFAGEIPQEIGRLRSLRSLNLSGNSFGGKIPSNISHCAQLRVLRLVSNELIGSIPNQLSSLVNLYYVSADENNLTGAIPNWIGNFSYLHGLYLTQNNFRGSIPNELGRLTRLAEFSIGLNNLFGIVPSSIYNISSITTFAVTGNQLHGELPPNVGIRLPNLEIFNCGMNNFTGAIPASWSNSSRLQNLDCGGNGLTGTLPAENLGRLRSLVRINFSRNRLGSGKAGDLNFLGFLANCTGLENLGLDNNHFGGELPRSIANLSTQLKYLYLGRNLIHGSIPEGIGNLTSLALLGMNNNYFSGSVPDAIGKLQKLQV, encoded by the exons ATGGAGCCTCATG GAAATCTTTCTGGCCTTACCGGAATCGACCTGGTGAACAACAGCTTTGCTGGTGAAATTCCTCAAGAAATAGGTCGTCTTCGAAGCCTGCGATCTCTCAACCTGTCTGGGAATTCCTTTGGCGGCAAAATTCCAAGTAATATATCTCACTGTGCACAACTAAGAGTGCTTCGTTTAGTTTCGAATGAGCTTATTGGATCCATTCCGAACCAACTCAGTTCATTGGTGAATTTATATTATGTATCTGCGGATGAAAACAATCTCACTGGAGCAATCCCAAATTGGATAGGAAACTTTTCTTATTTGCATGGTCTTTATCTTACCCAAAACAATTTTCGAGGAAGCATACCAAATGAGCTCGGGCGTCTGACACGCTTGGCAGAATTTTCAATTGGATTGAATAATCTGTTTGGTATTGTCCCTTCTTCAATCTATAATATTTCTTCCATTACAACTTTCGCAGTTACTGGGAACCAGCTGCATGGAGAGCTACCACCAAATGTTGGCATTCGTCTTCCCAATCTCGAAATTTTTAACTGTGGTATGAACAACTTCACAGGAGCTATTCCTGCGTCGTGGTCAAATTCTTCTAGACTTCAGAACCTTGATTGTGGTGGAAATGGTTTGACCGGGACACTCCCTGCTGAAAATCTTGGAAGGTTGCGAAGCTTAGTTCGGATAAACTTCAGTCGCAATAGACTGGGAAGTGGGAAAGCTGGTGACTTGAATTTTCTCGGCTTCTTGGCTAATTGTACTGGCCTAGAGAACTTGGGTCTGGACAATAACCATTTTGGAGGAGAATTGCCAAGGTCCATAGCCAACCTATCTACCCAActaaaatatctttatttgGGGAGAAATTTGATACATGGAAGCATCCCTGAAGGCATTGGGAATCTTACAAGCTTGGCCCTTCTTGGAATGAACAACAACTATTTCAGTGGTAGTGTCCCTGATGCCATTGGGAAGCTTCAAAAGTTACAA GTTTGA